The genome window TTATGTAAGGGTTGAAACTTTCTAATTGATATATGAATGAGTAGGGGTTGGGCTCATATGAATATTGGGATGAGGGAATAGATCTGACCAGGCAGGTCATAGTTTAGATATTTTTATGCTTAAAAAGCTATTAGTAGTTGCATTATTAGCTATGTAGTTTTAAACTTTTAATGATTCTTAATTATAAGTATTGTATGTAGAGATATTTCCATGCTAAATAGGGTATACAACATTGTTTTCCTTGCATTCCCATAGATATTAATATGGTTCCCATGAAACTATAACAAAATGTCTATGCAAGCATCTGATTAATGAGAAATAACTTCAAGTCCAATTAATGTGTTTGAAACTCTCCTTCCAGGCACACATATTTTCTCTCACCTCTGTGTGAGAGTTAGGAATTACACATGTCAGGTCTGAAGCTATCATTGACACCGAGTAGAAAGCTACATGTCTTTAAAGGGCAGAAATTACTCCTTGCCAAATGAGGAATATTAAACATTTAATAAATTGAAGATGAGTTTGTAAATGGTAAAAGACCTCCAGAGTCTTGACTAAAGAAGTGTGAGAGACTGACCTTGACTTACCTTAGTGAGATGAACTAGAAGTAAATGAGCATGTTTCCCCAAGACAATATTGGAGACAGATTGTTAGAACAATTTTTTGGTACTCCAGTTTAGCTCACATTAGACGTGGGAGGGTTATAGGATTAGAGTTGGTCTACTGCATTAGCTTGAGCTTAAGTATTCTGGGTTAGTGATTCAGTTATTAAGTTAGTGAATTAATTATCCCATTTGAGGGTCATGACAGATGGTACCGGAGCGTATCTAATATTGGACATGGTGAGgcattcaaataaaaaatatctatATATGGATGGTGTTGGAGATACATCACTACATGAAGTCGTCATTAGTTGGGCCTCACAAGGCTCACATGTACCATAGTATAGGGTTTGATTTTGGGTTATGTTTGGGTCTTGACAATAACTTTAAGCAGGGGAGATTAGAACATCTtagtttagtcccacattgaatGTAGGAGGACGATCTAGTTGACTTATAGAGCCAGAGTAACACTCAACCATTATTAACTTCGACTCCATTTTTGACTCATGGTTCAATCGTTTTGAATGAAGTCATGACAACTTATGAGATATGAGTAACTATGAAAATGCCTTAGTTTTAGGTTGTAGTAAAGATTAATTGTTTGGACACCTGCTAGTATGGTTGATGAATTAAAGTTGTTTGGACATATCCCGAAAGAAAATTAAAAGAGCCCTAGTTGAGCAGGGTGCGTAATTTTGATTAGTGCTACTAAGAAAAAGCACGAGTAAGATAGGAAGACCTTACCAGATGACTCTTGGTTTGAGTTGCACTGTTGCTCTTGGGAGAGTTTGCTACTGGGAAAGGATTTAATTAGTTGACCCAAATATTTGTTATATACAACTTGTTTTTGTTGTTGCCATTGAACTTAGGTAACATTTACTGAACTTATaaacaaggtttttaatttcgaatgataccccctgtaccgagcggtatataccGGTCCGCTAGCAAACCAGTATGCGGACCGCTCGCTACTGggcggtaccgtcgattggggttgtttctcCCTATTGCCACTCAAAATTGGTTGGTGATAGTTGATTTCGACCGTCGCTTCCCACTACCAAGTGGTATTagtcgagggagaaggaagaagaggaagaagaaaagggagaatttGGAGATCCAGCGCTGCTCTCCCTCGACGAACCTGATTTGTCGCTGCCCTTCTTCGCCGAACATCGtatatgagatgtcgcctcctcctcctctgaggTGACGAGGCCTCGGCGTCGTCGAGGCTtcacggggagaagaaacgaggcgacgtcgcctcaacGACATCAcgttttctttatttactttattattattatatatatatataataataatagttagcaGGATACTCCGGTACGCCaaagcataccgctcggtatactcgtACTGTATCGTACCAAGCTGAGCTCgatactccggtacggtacgaaattacgaacttTGCTTATAAAACAAAGAAACTAATTTAAGCATCTCTATCTTTTTTCACACACAAATAGCAGGATAAGAAATTGATAAGTGGTAGGTGCTAAAATGCTATAAGACATTATATTTTGTGACTACCATCAAACATATTTACAAATTGGCTTTGATAAGACGTATTCCAAAATTTGTGACTACTCTATATATTCCCCTAAAAATCCTAAATTCGGAGTAATTATGAATTAATTTAAGAATTACGGAATGTTTCATcccaagtgaaatatttaatttctttttaaGTGGATTTGATGATAGGATGACTTTAAAAGGAGTTTTAAACTTATACCAACTCTTTTTAACTTAGGAAATAGATAAGAGTTGattgattaaaaattaattacGAAACCCTCCCTATTCATCATAATGGAACAAGGCCTCGGTCTAAGCGAAGAGGCACGAGGCCATTGTGAGACAGGTAGGTTCTCAGTCTCTATATATTTGGTAtatgtaaattcgtattttcacagTTCAAAGTCTGCATAATCTGATTTATAATTTTTAGGAATTGTTCAAtaatatttgaaattatttattatgGTATTTAAATTTAGTGCATAAAAAATTAGATTAATTGATTTGATTCTAATGGTTATTTAATTGTATATTTATCTCTCTGTCTTCTAAGTATTTGGCAGATTTTTATCTGGATTTTTTTATGTATTACAGGaatttttatatgatttaattaatttaattcatagaaataatttttaaatcctgtttgattatgtttttattttaaataaagagTTCTTCATGATTAGAATGTAACTGTGATTTTCGGATATTTGTAATAATTATGGGAATTTTTATATGTAATTATTGATTTTACATCAATTTTAATACACGAAGATAGATTTAGAAtacttttaaattatatttcTGTTTGAATAAACTATTCTGTATGACCAATATTTTGTTTCCTTATTTTGAAATTTTCAAGTAATTATAATTCTAATTTGGAATTattgatttgaataatattttaattcatgaagtatattttgaatatttttaattatacttCTGTTTCAAATAAACTATTCTACTTCCTTagaattttatttgtttatccggaaattttcaagtatttttatgtATTAATTTGGAATTATTGacttgaataatatttttaattcctGAAAAATAGTTTTTGAATATTATTGATTATATATCTATTCTGAATACTTTAGGATATATTTTCTCTGACCTAAAATATGTTCACATGATTTTATCTGAATTATTTGTGATGTGTTGAATTTCTAAATTTGGAAATACTTGTTATTGATATTTAATTCATGGAAAACGGTTTTGTGATATTATAATTATGTTTATTAAACTCTGAATGTTTGGTATTCTTGTTTGATTATTATGGAATTTTTGAGCTATTATATGATTTGTTTTGAAATTTTAAAGTTTTGTGAAAGCTAAAGGAGATTAATCTGATTAGGTTAGCTCAGATCTGACTCAAGTCAGATCGTCAAGTAGATTGTGTCAGACCCAACCAAGCCAGCGGCGTGTAGTGCCTCACTCAATTGGGTGCAGACCCAACTCGTGCTTGCGGCTTCGCTCGGTGTGGTTATCTTATATGCGGCGCGACTCAATAGGTTCGACACATGTTCAATGCGAGTTCTGCTCAGGCTCGGCTTGGTCCAACAAACCAAAGTTGAGTCAACAGCAAAGCCCAATTAAGTGTGGCCTGTCGTGGCCTATCGATTACGGTGATCCAGCACCTATGGCCCCGATGTGGTCCACTGCACAGCTAAACCAGTTGTCGAAACTTAGTATTTATTCATGTGCATCCCACATTAGAGTGGGCCAGATCAGAGCTTGACTCGGTGCCTGCATACAGGCTGAGCTTGATATCGAGCCTACAAGACCCTTTTCGTATATATTTGGGTCAGAGCTGGCTAACAACATCATTGGGTACTGTTTGAGCCAGCCCAAGTTTTTTCAGTTTGTGCATTCGGGCCTGGGTTGGCCTAGTGGCTCTATTTTGACGTGTTTTATGAGTTTGGATCCAATTGATCCCTAAATTGAATCTGAACTGAACCAGTTTGGTCGACTTTAATTGGTTCAAGGTGATTCCCGATTGATCTAGACTAGTTCAAACTGGTTTGAACCAAACTGGACCTAACCAAGTCCAAGTTAGACTAGTTTAGGGTAATTCCATACTAGTTTTATAAGGATTGTAAGTTGGTTCAATTAGGTTATAGTTGAATTTAGTTTAGTTTGAATCAATTGGATCAATTCAACTAGGGTTCAGACCAATTGAGGGTTTATTAGGTTATGACTTCCTGATGTTAATAATGTTGATAGATTATTTATGAATTTAAGTTATTGAGGTTGCTTTACgagtttgattatgatttttcgaCAGACAAGTGATCTACTGAGATTGGTATGGATGTGAGATCTCCACTAATTATGCCCCACGCGAGTGGAGCTTCACGCCCATCATGTAGCGAGTAACACCTACTGAATCAAATCCCTCATATGATCCTTCTAGTATGATTTGCTGTCGTTGATGGATGTATGTGGTAGACATGAGACATGAGATTGATATTATAAAAAGACCTGGATGATCTTTGTCAATTATAGAAGGGTTTGTATACTAGAGGACGATTTCCTTCGGGGATTAGTGGGCTGTTAGACATGATAGCTAGATGATTCTTTCATTtattgttgggaggaacgtgatcCCACTTTGATGGGTGAGGGACATGACTCCATTTACTGTTGGAAGTGGGATATGAATTCACTTCATGTGCTGTTGGGAGATAATCCGTCTTGAGGGATAAGACATTCATCAGCTATTGGGATAAAACTTCATGTGGTTTTGCTACCAAGATTGGTCTTGAGATTTATATCTTATGTTTTTGGTACTGATCATGACTAACTAATGTTTGCACATGAaatgttgatgattttattccATGTTTCGTGAGGATGTCTAGGAGGCTCCTGCTCAGCTTTTGTCAAATTCCGTTGCTTATTTTTTTCAGAGTAGTTTCATGATCTAATAACTGAATCTGGCACAGCGAGGAGCATCATCTACTGCTAGATAGAGCTGCAAGAAGACAATTATGTCTTGGTTTGTTTAATGTTGAATTTTGCgattttaaagaaatattttgaataaaattatttaattagtGGATACTGCTCTGAGTTGTTGTGTGGAAAGTAGGTCACATTTTGTCCAagtgttgaaaaaaaaaagaaatttaggcACGGATGTGACAGTCAATGACCAAGCTAGACATGGCTTTGTACCTTACTTTCTGTCTGTAGTTATTTGAAGCTCTTTCAGGTCAATGGAGTATATCAGCCCTAATCTTGAATAGCCTTCTCACACAGATAAAATTTAAGGGTTTCTGTGTATCCAATTTGTTCTGCCATGCTCTGCCAATTTGTTTTCTTAtactaccttattgattttttttcctaATGGAGTATTCAACTCTTGAAGTTTCCAGTACAAATCCTGTATGTCTTATCTTTGAGGTTTGCTCTCCCAATCTGATGCAGGGTCAGTTTGCAATGACCCATCAAGCAGTATTGGCTGCAGTCACAGCTCAGGCACAGATGCAGATGCAAGCTGCATATCCTCCTCCATCAGAAACAACGACGAATTCATTTCCACACTCTATGCTTCCAGCTGTTAGCCCTGTACCATTGCAACAAATGTCATCGGTGCCTGAGGTAAACTTTACAAGAAAAATAAACATGATAGATTCTTTAATCTTACCATACATCTGAATCTGTTCATGTTATTCCATAGGCATGCTCGGGTGATATTTACCACTGGCGGAAGTATGGCCAGAAGCAAGTGAAGAACACAGAGAATTTCCGAAGTTATTACAGATGTGCAGATTCCAATTGTTTAGCTAAGAAAAAAGTTGAGTGTTACCCAGATGGCAAAATTTGTGATGTAATCTACAGAGGTAAACATAACCATGACCCACCTCAAAAGTATCGATACACAAGGGACAGAGGAGCTCAGTCTGGTGGATCCTCCAGGGAAAATGAAAGTATAGAACGTCTGAAAAACGAACTTAATGAGTCAGGCTCTTCATCCTGTAAGGCTGAGCAAAATTCTGGAAATGACACCCCTGAACAGCAGTTAGATCATTCAAGTGATTGCAAAGGGGTTGCCGGGGTTACAACCAAGAAAGATTTTGGGGATGAACCAGATCCAAAACGAAGGCAAGTAGTCAAGAGATTATTGTGGGGTTCTATTTCTTGTTGGTATCAGTTGTCTTGACTTTTTTGCTCTTTGTATAACAGGCTAAGTGAAAACACAAAAAGCTTCTCAATGCCAGTACCTAAACAGGTTAAGGAACATGTTGTACAGACTGAAATCGATGCAAAACATTTGAGTGATGGCTACAGATGGAGGAAGTATGGACAAAAATTAGTGAAGGGGAATCCTAATCCTAGGTATGTAATTTCTTTGCACATCAATCACAAAACTATGATTCTTTGCCACAAATCATAACATTCTGGATGGTGGTTTCATTGAGATAGATATTTCCGTTGTCAAAGCTCCAAGTTCGTTTGACATGGACAAGGTGTGCCATTGTCATGGCCCGCTTCTGACAGAGAGTCAAAGTTGTTATACCTCTTGGACGAGGAAATTAAATTTAACTTTCACTTGTTTTGGAGTACTGTTTTCATCAATAATTATTCCATTACATTGTCATGGGGGGACAATTGTCTTGCATGCCTTTGTTTGAATTATCACATTATTGAATTTGGTGAGTGACATGAATGAAATTTGAAAAGTTGACCATTGAATTGTTAGCACGAGAAATTAACACTGGTGTTTTAATTATGGTGGAATATCCTACATGGGCTCTCTAATGGCCTTGATGCAGGGTGAACAAGATTTGAACCACTATCTCGACTGACTAGGTAGGTTATTGATGGATTATAATTCTCATGTCAGGTTGTTATTTAAAATATAAGGTGCCTTGTATCAAATAAGATGGGTTCAAACTCCACAACCTAATTGGGGGCATAAGTAAATATAGTTTGTACAGAGAGAACCCAGCTGTGTTAATCTGCATATAGGTGTATTCTAGACTCCATTGTTAGCGATGGAGAGAGCATTGAGGTAAATTGTGCATGGGGTACTTCAATACTCAATTATTGTATTTTTCTGTCAAGACCAGGGGTCATGGCTAGCTGCCAGCTTGAAAAGTGTTATGC of Musa acuminata AAA Group cultivar baxijiao chromosome BXJ2-3, Cavendish_Baxijiao_AAA, whole genome shotgun sequence contains these proteins:
- the LOC135607363 gene encoding probable WRKY transcription factor 4, producing MTEEGDGSATPQEDKPRGGDDDGGTPPSPSSERPPPADLGSDATAVVKGGGSGAVPAAKADGRSFSQLLAGAMASPVGSPRPPPILTVPVVAVPCLLAPAALIESPGFTGQFAMTHQAVLAAVTAQAQMQMQAAYPPPSETTTNSFPHSMLPAVSPVPLQQMSSVPEACSGDIYHWRKYGQKQVKNTENFRSYYRCADSNCLAKKKVECYPDGKICDVIYRGKHNHDPPQKYRYTRDRGAQSGGSSRENESIERLKNELNESGSSSCKAEQNSGNDTPEQQLDHSSDCKGVAGVTTKKDFGDEPDPKRRLSENTKSFSMPVPKQVKEHVVQTEIDAKHLSDGYRWRKYGQKLVKGNPNPRSYYRCTHDGCPVRKHVERASHDAQSLLITYEGKHNHDQPTPKFASDQPASDSPVKEIDSKTSLSDRNSSKDLNPNNLANNLTGDKASEFGGHKEPEGAQSLPSSKGGSESTDPDGMRNPLLSENPAAVPVENC